The genomic window TAAGTTCTGTTACTGGCATATACATCCAAAGCAGTTTTAAATATCGCCCACGAACCACGGATTTTGAACATATCAATTACTTTGGGCAGTTTCACCAATTCTGAAACTACGATACTCGAACCAATGGATGGATAAAAATAAGAACGTGATGCTTTTGGTTGGGCAGAGTTCCAGTCGTTTCTTCCTGTAAAATCAAGGAAGATTGCATCATTATAGCCAACAGAAGCCCTGCTGTACAAACTATTGATCTGCCTTGTGCTATATCCTTGAGCTACAGTAGGTGGCTCTACCGAACCAGCTAAAGAATAAAACGTTGGTGAAATTAATCCGTTTTTAGTTGTACCACTTAAGGATTCATCAATGAAATAGTAAACTGTTCCACCGGCCAAAGCATCGATGGTAAACTTATTCAGTTTCTTTTTATAGCTTAAAATTACATCATCATTGGTACTGAAACCTTTTGTATCCTGAATTGAATACATGCCTTTTGCATTCCATCCGCTACCGTTAACTGCACCACCACGGGTAGAATAGATATTGGCAGTAGGATTACGGAAGGTAGTTTTGTTATTGTAATTATCGTAACCTAAACGTACCAATAAATTAAAATCTTGGTTAATCTGGTAATTTGCCGTCACGTTAGCATTCACGGTATTGGTTTCGATGCCATTTAATTTTTCATTGGCAATTAAATATGGGTTATCGTACCAGTTGGTATACATCCAGTTCTGGGTTTTATAAGGCACTTTCCAGTAATCTTTATAATCGCGGATATCGTATTCGGTACCTGTCCACATAATTAACTGGTACAAATAACCCTGGTTGTTATAACCGCCACCCCAAATCTGATCGGCCCAGCGGCGACTTACCCCCATATGGCCTTCCAGTTTAAATTTATCACTCAATTTCATTTCGCCAGACATGGTTAAATTTACCATATTTAGGTTTTGATTTGGAAACTGCCCTTTATTATAGATATCATTCAGCCCGATCCTGAAACTTCCATTCTCGCCAGATTGGGCAATGCTTAAATTATTATTTAAAATAAGGCCGTTTGACATGAAGTTCTTTAAATTGTCTTTCCCTTTCGATTCCAAAAGCATATTATCTTCAAACTGCTTGGTAACCGGGTTCCAATCCCTGGCCCTTATACCTGCATCCAACTTTGGGCCCCAAACATAATCGTTATCGATAACCCCATTTTGACCACGGCCATACGAACTCTGCACTTCCGGAATAGCGAGAAAACCCAATGAAGTCATGGTGTTGCTATTCACATCAATTGAAAGCCCCTTGCCGGCTGCACCTTTTTTTGTTGTAATTAAAAGTACCCCACCAGATGCTCTTGAACCATAAAGTGCCGATGCCGTTGGTCCTTTTAGTATATCCATACTTTCAATATCGTCGGTGGGAATATCTCTCAATGACAAATTACCGTAAGGTACCCCGTCTATAACTAATAAAGCACTTTCGCCACGCAGTTCAATGGTTGGTCGGGCGTTAAATTCTGTTGAATTTTTAATGACCAAACCAGAAACCCTACCGGTTAATGAGGTAGCTACATCTACACCTTTAACAGTTTGTAAATCTTTACCGGCTACCTTTTGCACTGCATAACCCAACGATTTTTCTGATCGCTTAATGCCAAGCGCAGTAACTACTACGTCAGTTAATTCTGTTGATGCAGGTTGTAAAATAATCGTGTAATTTTTACTATCGTTTATATTAATTTCCCTTGAAATGTAGCCAATATAAGATATTACTAATGTTGAGCCTGCTGATGCGTTTAAAGAGAATGTACCATTCGCATCAGTTGTAGCGCCTGTTTTCGTTCCTTTAACCAAAATACTCGCTCCAACAATTGGTTGTCCAGTTTCGTCGGTTACTTTTCCGCTAATCGTTTCGAATATTGATTTATATATCGGTTCAATGGTCTTTTTGCGCAATACAATTGTTTTATCAAAAATCTTATAACTCAGTGGTTGATTTTTAAAACAAAGGTCCAATACCTGGTCAATAGGTGTATTTTTTACATCAATACTTATTTTCTGAATATTTTGAAGCTCTAAATTATCATACAGAAAAACATATGCGCTCTGTTTCTCTATTGATTTAAATATAACATCTATTGGAACATTTCTTTGTTTCAATGTGATGTTCTGGCTGTAAACACTGGCGCTTACTTGACAGAGGCTTACTAATAACAATATTGTGGTTAGCTTCATCACCAATACTAATTGTGCAGGTTTACACCGTATCTTAAATACGGTGTTAAAGAATGTAATAAAATTCATGATTGAATTTGGGGTTTAAAACATTATAGCTTAGATAACTTATTGTGTTTCTGGTGCAGATTCATCTGTACAGAAAAGTTTATCTCTAAAATGATAGCAGAAAATGGTACGAACACTTCTGCCCTCCTGTTCAGAGAAAATTAACTCGAATGGTCTTTTCTTTGTGTATTATATCTTCATATATTTTGGTTTGTTTAGTTATTTGGTTTGGTTGGTTATTTTTGGTTTACAATGATCCGGTTGTCTTCTACTCTGCAATGGATACCTGTATAAGCGAGCATTTCAATCAGTTTTGATACACTTACGTTTCGAGGTATTTTTCCGGTATACTCTTTGGCTGGTATAGAACCGCTATAGCTAACTTTGATATCATACCAGCGAGAAACCAGGCGCATTACAGATTTGAGATCGGCCTTTTCGAACTGAAAATAACCGTTTTTCCATGCGATTATTGCTTCAAGATCTTCTATTTTCTCGATTTTAATCCCTTCAGTTTTCTCTTTAATAATTGCCTGTTGCCCAGGAGTTAAACGTGTTGTTTGTTTACCGCTTTTAATTTCAACACTACCCTCCAGCAATGTAGTACGCTGATATTCTTCATCGTCATAGGCATTTATATTAAAGTGTGTACCCAAAACCGTTATTTCTGACTTATTGGTACTTACAATGAAAGGCTTGGCCTTATTTTTAGCCACTTCAAAATAGACCTCTCCAGTTATATCTACTCTTCGATCACTACCTGTAAAAGCGGTTGGAAATTTAATAGAAGAACCCGCATTTAACCATACTTCTGTTCCATCAACCAAAACCAGATGATACTGGCCACCACGGGGTGTTATTACGGTATTAATAGCTATAGATTCAGGGTTTGTGTTTTCTGCAAAACGATAAATCAATTCTCCGCTCTTGGTTTTAACTACTTTAACGCCAGGCTGATCTGCGATTTGACCATCCGAAGCTTTGTTTAGAATAATCTGCGATCCATCGGCTAATAACAGTACGGCATTATTTCCACCTGGAATTATTTTAGTCTTTTTTGATTCAGAAGATGTAACCAGAAGATCACGCTCGGTTTGTTTTAAATAGACATAGACGCCCGCAAGCAAAACCATGATCATAATGGCTGCTTTAAAAAATAAAGTATAAAATAATTTAATTTTCTTCGGCTCTTGCTGAACCTTATTATGATCAATTCTTGATGTAATATTCTGGAAAATCTGCTTTTTGACCTTTTCTTCATTGAATTGATTTTTAGTCAACTCTGCACCATTTATACGATCATACCATTGCTCTACTATCATTCTTTCATCTGATGTAGCGGTTTGATCATTATACTTTTCTATTAAATATTTAATATCGTCGGTATTCAAAATAGCTGCTTTTATAGGTTTATACGGTTATGCTGCAAAAAGTACCATATGGTTTTTATTTTTTTTTTATTTTTTTGGAAACGCCTTTTTATTGCATAACGCATCAATCTGCACCAGATACAAGAAAATGTATTATAAATGTTTAGCAATAAACAATGCCAGTAAGGCCAAAGAAGAATCGTAATTTTTAATCTTTGTACGTAAACGTTGATAAGCCATTTGGAGTTGGTTTTTTACCGTTTGTTCAGATAATGACAAATCTTCAGCTATTTGCTTAATAGAGAGGTCATCTTCTTTTTTAAGCATATAAATTTCTTTCATCCGGATTGGCATCCGGGCTACTTCAATATCGATAATTGCTTTTAGCTCTTTCTCGAGGAGCGTGTTTTGGGAATGTACATCGCATGGGCTTGCACTTGTTGTTACACTTAAGGCATACCTTAAGCGAACCTCATCTTTTTCGTAAAGTTTTAAGATTTTGTTACGGAGAATGGCAAAAAGATAAGCCAATACACTACGCTCGGCATCTAAAAGCTCTATTTTATCCCAAAGACTAACAAATACATCCTGCACAAGATCTTGAGCAAGATCATTGCAGTGGACCTTTTTATAAGCCTGTTTATAAAGCGCATTCCAATAAGCATCGAACACCAGGCCAAATGCCTTTGCTTTGTTCAATTTTACAATAAGAAAAAAATTACTTTCTAATTCTTCGTACATATGCACAATTAGGGAATGACTATTAAGTTTTAAAGAATGCCAAAGAAAGAACTTCCTTTATTAACCCAATGTTAAATTTAATAAAATATTTAATATCATTTACGTAAGGTGAAATTCGCTTCAGATTAAAGAGAGGCTTTTTAAAATAAAAAAAATTAGCCTTTTTTGTTTTGTTGTTTATTTGGTTAAAAGTGCAGTGAAATATAAAGTATTTTCAGCTTCTGACGATAAATAGGATGTTAAAAAATGCGTAAATTTTATACCTTTGAATACGGGTTAAACATATAGCTTAGATAACTTTTGTGCCTGCTTGCAGGAAAATAACCCAATTTGGCGGGGAGTGGTACGAACACTTCTCGTCTTTTTTGTTTAAATACCCCTCCAAAGATTGAGGGGTACTATTGTTAATCATTGGGGTGTAATTTAAAATTGTATATCAGTTTGTTTTTTAAGGGGCTAAAATTGCTTTCTATTTATAATTTTTCTATTATTATTTTTTAGAACGTATGGCCTTTAGCTTTTCCGAAAGTATTGATATTTATATAGTAGAGGAAAGAAATGAGAAAAAAAAACAACGCAAACGTTTGATTAATTTTGTATTATTACATATTGAAGAAATTTAATGTAGTTTAGCACTCATAATGCAGTCGAAACCAACAACCATCAAAGAAATAGCCAGAATCTTAAACATTTCTCCGTCTAGTGTTTCCAGGGGATTGCACGATCATCCAAGCATTGGAGCGGTAACCAGGGAGAAAATTAAGCAGTTGGCGAAGTCTCTAAACTATGAGCCTAATAATGCGGCAATTCTTTTTCAAAAAGGGAAAACATATACTATTGGCGTAATTTTGCCTGAACTATCAGAACACTTTTTTTCTATTGCTATTTCTGCAATTGAAGATGAAGCCATTAAGAAAAACTATACCGTTATTTTTGCGCAGTCGCACGATAATTATGACCAGGAAGTAAAGCTCGTTGAAAAAATGAAGAATCAGCGGGTAGATGGTTTATTGGTATCCATCAGTAAAGACACTTCAAAGTTTGATCATTTCGAGAAACTCAATTCATTCAATATACCTGTCGTATTTTTTGACCGGATACCTCCTTTTAAAAACGTGCATTATGTAGCGTGTAGCTTAGAAAGTGCAACAATTAAAGCGGTGAACTATCTTTTGAAAAAAGGGCATAGAAGTATTGGAATGATTAACGGGCCAAGTACCTTGTACGCAAGCGAGGAGCGTAAAGATGGCTATATGCAGGCGATTACCTTTAACCGCTTAAAATTTGATCCATCGTTAGTGGTGAACTGCGATTTAACAGAGGAAGGTACTATCGACGCTGCCAATCAATTTTTAAATCATAAGCGTAAACCTACAGCAATTGTGGCCTTTAACGATTATGTAGCACTTTTCCTGATTAAATATTTCAAAAAACTGAATGTAATTAATGATTTTGACATCGTGAGTTATGCAAATCTGCCTATTATCAGCTATTTGGATAATTCGCCGGTAGCTTCAGTTGAGCAATACCCCTATTTACAAGGACAAAAAGCAGCTAATATTCTGTTAGATCTTATTCATAGCCCTAATTCTGAGAACCAGGCTTACTACAACACCATTGTAGAGTCTGATTTGATTGTAAACGAGGTAAAAGAATAAACAAACGTTTGCGCTAAATTTCTAGCTTTTGTTTAAACTTCCCGGTAAAATACTGTACTGTTTTTTAAAAGCGGTGATAAAATGTTGTGCATTTTTATAACCTACAAGGAAGGCAACTTCATTAACCATTTTCTTTTCCTTGGATAGAAAATAATAGGCCTTTTCCATCCTGATTTTATATAAATAGCCAAACACTGTATAACCGGTTAATTCTTTAAATCCCCTTTTTAGTTTATAGTCATTAATGCCGGCCTTACGCGAAAGTTCCATTAATGAATTAGGCCTTTGCAAATCATGCTCTACCAATTGTTTGGCCAACAGAATCTTTTCTATATCCTCCTTTTTTAAAACGCGTGTTTGTTTCTCTTGTTTTTGTTTAAAATAAACAATAATCAACTCAAAGATCCTGGTTTCAAGGAACAGACGTTTTACCCTGCCCTCGTGTTTAGGAGAAATAATCTGCTGTAGTATCAACCCGATTTCCGGACTGATTGACTTTTGAATTCCGGTTTTAATATCGTTACCAAGTTCTCCTCCTGTTACCTGCTTAAAATGATCTTCGGTGAACTGTATATAAAGGCATCTGGTTTTCTCTGTGATATTAAATTTGATCGAATTAACGCCACCTGCATTAAAATCCTGCTCGTTTTTAGCTAATGATAATAAATTATCCTGCTGATGGTTATAATAATAGTTAACCGCACCGCTCAGACAATATAAAAAGCCAATATGGTGCTGAGAAGATTCAAAGCAAAAATTCTCTTCTTGATTCGGATGGATCTCAATAATGCCAATGTGGACCCCCCTAAACCACATTTCCTTTATTTGGTACTTTACATCATTCTCATTTAATGTTACAACAGCCTCATCGATGTCGTTTATGCTTTCAAAATTATCAGGATAAGTACGCTTATAAATGATATTTCCTTTAGGATAGCTGGAGAGTTTAATTATCATCTGTATAAATTATTAATTTATTGCTCATTTTTTTCAATGGCATTTTTCACTTGCATTTATTTTCTCAATGGTGTTCAAGAGAACGCTTCGCTTAGTTAATGAGCTCACAAAAGCTCGGTTTTTTTTAAAGGTGCTGAAGCACTCATGATTTTTTCATCACATTGCGTGATTTGAAAAATCATGATGGTTCCATATTCATTTAATCCGTTTGGCGGTATTAATTATCCGTTTAGCGTTATCTGTTTTTTCTGATTATCTACAAATTTGCACAATTATTTATAATTAGTCTAAATAAATGAAAATATATTTATCAATTGCCTTATCGCTTTGTGGATTTGTTACTGTGGCTCAAGAAATTAAAGTTGATACTACAAAGGCAAATGATTTAAAAGATGTAGTGGTTACGGGGCAATATGGGCCGCAAACCCTGAGGAACTCGGTGTACCATGTAAAACCAATAAGTGCAGATCGGATTAAGTTAAGAGCTGCCACCAATGTGCAGCAGATTTTAAATACCGAACTCGGTTTCCGTTTTAGCAACGATTTAACTTTAGGTACAACCGATGTTTCTTTAATGGGAATGACTGGCCGGAATATTAAAATTTTATTGGATGGTGTACCAATGGTAGACCGATCCGATGCCCGCGAAAGTTTAAACCAAATCGACATTAACACCATTGAAAGGATAGAAATTGTAGAAGGTCCGATGTCTGTTGTGTATGGTACTGATGCGCTGGCCGGAGTAATTAATATTATAACCAAAACTGCCGGAAAATCGCTTTTGAATTTATCGGCAAGGGTACAGGAAGAAAGCGCTGGAAAAGAATATAACCTACTCAATGGTGCAGGCCAGCATAATCAGAATTTAAGTATTAGTTGGCAGCAAAAAGGCTGGAGTGTTTTGCTTGGTGCATCGCATAACGATTTCGGTGGCTGGAATATGGCTCCGAAAACAGCATTTTTAGAAGAGTTTAATAGCTATAAAAATCAATGGAAACCTAAGGAGCAATGGCTTGGTAATACTAAAATTGGGTACAGAAATCAAAACTTTAATATATGGTACCGCTTAGATGGGTTAAATGAGGATATTGATTCGCGTTTTGGAATAAATCCATCAAGTTTCGAAGGGAAGCTGTCCACCTATACCACCAAACGTTATACGCAACAATTGCAATCTGAATGGAGGATAAGCAATAAATTACAGATAACAGCTGTAGGAGGCTATACTGATCTACAGCGATCAACCCATACCGTTATCCATAATTTTACAAACAATACAGAACGATTAAGTGACGATCAGGGTGAACAAGATATAGCAAAATTCAATTCAGCTATTTTTAGGACCACTGCAGTTTATGTGTTAGATAAATCAGTTTCATTTCAGCCTGGTATCGAATACAATAGAGATGCTGCTAGCGGACAGAGAATTAACGGATCACCTGTAATTAATGATTATGCCGCGTTTATTTCTGCCGAAATTAAACTTGCTGGTAGAATAAGTGTGAGGCCAGGATTGAGGTTTATTAAAAACTCCATTTACGATGCCCCACCTGTAATTCCATCATTAAATACCAAGTTTAATTTAACCAAAGATTTAGATCTTCGATTGGCTTATGCTAAAGGTTTTCGTTCTCCGGCATTGAGGGAATTATATTATGATTTTGTAGATGCCAGTCATAATATTTTAGGTAACCCCAATTTAAAAGCGGAAGAATCGAACAGTTTTAATGGCTCTTTGGCCTGGACCGGCATACACGAAAAAGATCTACAGTTCCGTTCTACCCTATCGGGTTTCTACAATTTGTTTAAAAACAGGATTAATTTTGCTCAGTCACCTACAGATAATTCCATAACCTCACTATTTAATGTAGATAAGTATAAAACGACAGGCGCTACGTTAGACAATACATTGATTTATAAAAATATTCAGGTTACACTTGGTGTATCATATATCGGCCGATACAATGATTTAAGCGTAAGCAACCCAGACTTGGAGACTCCTGAATTTGCATGGGCTACGGAAGTAAACTCCAATATAACTTATACGCTTCCG from Flavobacterium sp. W4I14 includes these protein-coding regions:
- a CDS encoding TonB-linked SusC/RagA family outer membrane protein (product_source=TIGR04056; cath_funfam=2.170.130.10,2.60.40.1120; cog=COG1629; pfam=PF00593,PF07660,PF07715,PF13715; smart=SM00965; superfamily=49464,56935; tigrfam=TIGR04056; transmembrane_helix_parts=Inside_1_20,TMhelix_21_43,Outside_44_1123), yielding MNFITFFNTVFKIRCKPAQLVLVMKLTTILLLVSLCQVSASVYSQNITLKQRNVPIDVIFKSIEKQSAYVFLYDNLELQNIQKISIDVKNTPIDQVLDLCFKNQPLSYKIFDKTIVLRKKTIEPIYKSIFETISGKVTDETGQPIVGASILVKGTKTGATTDANGTFSLNASAGSTLVISYIGYISREININDSKNYTIILQPASTELTDVVVTALGIKRSEKSLGYAVQKVAGKDLQTVKGVDVATSLTGRVSGLVIKNSTEFNARPTIELRGESALLVIDGVPYGNLSLRDIPTDDIESMDILKGPTASALYGSRASGGVLLITTKKGAAGKGLSIDVNSNTMTSLGFLAIPEVQSSYGRGQNGVIDNDYVWGPKLDAGIRARDWNPVTKQFEDNMLLESKGKDNLKNFMSNGLILNNNLSIAQSGENGSFRIGLNDIYNKGQFPNQNLNMVNLTMSGEMKLSDKFKLEGHMGVSRRWADQIWGGGYNNQGYLYQLIMWTGTEYDIRDYKDYWKVPYKTQNWMYTNWYDNPYLIANEKLNGIETNTVNANVTANYQINQDFNLLVRLGYDNYNNKTTFRNPTANIYSTRGGAVNGSGWNAKGMYSIQDTKGFSTNDDVILSYKKKLNKFTIDALAGGTVYYFIDESLSGTTKNGLISPTFYSLAGSVEPPTVAQGYSTRQINSLYSRASVGYNDAIFLDFTGRNDWNSAQPKASRSYFYPSIGSSIVVSELVKLPKVIDMFKIRGSWAIFKTALDVYASNRTYSTTTAAWNTLNAAYYPSSLLGNSLLPSAQRTYEVGAAGYLFKKRLHFDVAYFNKYYYDQQVSTTIPSSSGFSSTLVNTQETYGRRGLEITVDGSVIRNKDFEWHSTINWSNQHRYYVNLDPVYSADNLWVKKGERLDTYTDNYWVKDPEGNVIHESGYPVWSDYVKKLGYGDPDFSFGFINNFNYKNWSLGLNIDGRIGGLMYNYIYDKMFDSGTAPETDNIYRYNQVVLGKNDYVGQGVKVVSGSVTYDKYGQITSDTRKYAVNDVPLGYQDYAQWYRGGDNRVQNESFIKLREISLGYRLTSKTATKLGLKSASFSLTGQNLFMWTNFKYSDPDVDTENLNSPSMRMVGFNIKVGF
- a CDS encoding transmembrane sensor (product_source=KO:K07165; cath_funfam=2.30.30.290; cog=COG3712; ko=KO:K07165; pfam=PF04773,PF16344; superfamily=51182; transmembrane_helix_parts=Inside_1_73,TMhelix_74_96,Outside_97_384); this encodes MNTDDIKYLIEKYNDQTATSDERMIVEQWYDRINGAELTKNQFNEEKVKKQIFQNITSRIDHNKVQQEPKKIKLFYTLFFKAAIMIMVLLAGVYVYLKQTERDLLVTSSESKKTKIIPGGNNAVLLLADGSQIILNKASDGQIADQPGVKVVKTKSGELIYRFAENTNPESIAINTVITPRGGQYHLVLVDGTEVWLNAGSSIKFPTAFTGSDRRVDITGEVYFEVAKNKAKPFIVSTNKSEITVLGTHFNINAYDDEEYQRTTLLEGSVEIKSGKQTTRLTPGQQAIIKEKTEGIKIEKIEDLEAIIAWKNGYFQFEKADLKSVMRLVSRWYDIKVSYSGSIPAKEYTGKIPRNVSVSKLIEMLAYTGIHCRVEDNRIIVNQK
- a CDS encoding RNA polymerase sigma-70 factor (ECF subfamily) (product_source=KO:K03088; cath_funfam=1.10.10.10,1.10.1740.10; cog=COG1595; ko=KO:K03088; pfam=PF04542,PF08281; superfamily=88659,88946; tigrfam=TIGR02985), with product MYEELESNFFLIVKLNKAKAFGLVFDAYWNALYKQAYKKVHCNDLAQDLVQDVFVSLWDKIELLDAERSVLAYLFAILRNKILKLYEKDEVRLRYALSVTTSASPCDVHSQNTLLEKELKAIIDIEVARMPIRMKEIYMLKKEDDLSIKQIAEDLSLSEQTVKNQLQMAYQRLRTKIKNYDSSLALLALFIAKHL
- a CDS encoding DNA-binding LacI/PurR family transcriptional regulator (product_source=COG1609; cath_funfam=1.10.260.40,3.40.50.2300; cog=COG1609; pfam=PF00356,PF00532; smart=SM00354; superfamily=47413,53822), translated to MQSKPTTIKEIARILNISPSSVSRGLHDHPSIGAVTREKIKQLAKSLNYEPNNAAILFQKGKTYTIGVILPELSEHFFSIAISAIEDEAIKKNYTVIFAQSHDNYDQEVKLVEKMKNQRVDGLLVSISKDTSKFDHFEKLNSFNIPVVFFDRIPPFKNVHYVACSLESATIKAVNYLLKKGHRSIGMINGPSTLYASEERKDGYMQAITFNRLKFDPSLVVNCDLTEEGTIDAANQFLNHKRKPTAIVAFNDYVALFLIKYFKKLNVINDFDIVSYANLPIISYLDNSPVASVEQYPYLQGQKAANILLDLIHSPNSENQAYYNTIVESDLIVNEVKE
- a CDS encoding AraC-like DNA-binding protein (product_source=COG2207; cath_funfam=1.10.10.60; cog=COG2207; pfam=PF12833; smart=SM00342; superfamily=46689) is translated as MIIKLSSYPKGNIIYKRTYPDNFESINDIDEAVVTLNENDVKYQIKEMWFRGVHIGIIEIHPNQEENFCFESSQHHIGFLYCLSGAVNYYYNHQQDNLLSLAKNEQDFNAGGVNSIKFNITEKTRCLYIQFTEDHFKQVTGGELGNDIKTGIQKSISPEIGLILQQIISPKHEGRVKRLFLETRIFELIIVYFKQKQEKQTRVLKKEDIEKILLAKQLVEHDLQRPNSLMELSRKAGINDYKLKRGFKELTGYTVFGYLYKIRMEKAYYFLSKEKKMVNEVAFLVGYKNAQHFITAFKKQYSILPGSLNKS
- a CDS encoding outer membrane receptor for ferrienterochelin and colicins (product_source=KO:K16089; cath_funfam=2.170.130.10; cog=COG4771; ko=KO:K16089; pfam=PF00593,PF07715; superfamily=56935), giving the protein MKIYLSIALSLCGFVTVAQEIKVDTTKANDLKDVVVTGQYGPQTLRNSVYHVKPISADRIKLRAATNVQQILNTELGFRFSNDLTLGTTDVSLMGMTGRNIKILLDGVPMVDRSDARESLNQIDINTIERIEIVEGPMSVVYGTDALAGVINIITKTAGKSLLNLSARVQEESAGKEYNLLNGAGQHNQNLSISWQQKGWSVLLGASHNDFGGWNMAPKTAFLEEFNSYKNQWKPKEQWLGNTKIGYRNQNFNIWYRLDGLNEDIDSRFGINPSSFEGKLSTYTTKRYTQQLQSEWRISNKLQITAVGGYTDLQRSTHTVIHNFTNNTERLSDDQGEQDIAKFNSAIFRTTAVYVLDKSVSFQPGIEYNRDAASGQRINGSPVINDYAAFISAEIKLAGRISVRPGLRFIKNSIYDAPPVIPSLNTKFNLTKDLDLRLAYAKGFRSPALRELYYDFVDASHNILGNPNLKAEESNSFNGSLAWTGIHEKDLQFRSTLSGFYNLFKNRINFAQSPTDNSITSLFNVDKYKTTGATLDNTLIYKNIQVTLGVSYIGRYNDLSVSNPDLETPEFAWATEVNSNITYTLPKINGSISIFYKYTGSLPSYKLNVENDPNSVKLTKISDFHTADLMLNKNLFKSLTINAGIKNLFNITQLSNTSTSTGGAHSTGGDVPYSYGRSYVLGITYNWNKL